In Pantoea cypripedii, the following proteins share a genomic window:
- a CDS encoding acyltransferase family protein gives MNNTRSDEILWVNTLKGTCILLVVLYHTVLPGFENTVQYLSAGWIPAELWVKFNTVLSPLRMPAFFFVSGLLAANGIMNRPWKQVFTSRITNLFYLYILWGFIQWWSIVGISSEITGQRISENLNAAYAGSLLEFLKLTFLAMSTSWYLYGLGIYFLFARIFRKQKMALLVVAVVLNYLAVEKIIPFWGPQSLAQYFLFFLMGAFWSPLMLRLSEWRRENIVPWALLVALAGVHVIFGMSRSLFMCLIAVLCSVAICRWLNAHFRMSWLNWIGRNTLQIYVIHRIFIEFFGMSAILFAQRHHLFEQTWFSVLWACLYPIAIVTICSLCSVLVWSLTNRGLGQSLFVFPTLIGMKRKKTAA, from the coding sequence ATGAATAACACCAGGAGCGATGAAATATTGTGGGTGAACACCCTTAAAGGGACCTGCATATTACTGGTTGTGCTCTACCACACGGTCTTACCTGGATTTGAGAATACGGTGCAATATCTGTCGGCAGGATGGATTCCGGCTGAATTATGGGTGAAGTTTAATACGGTGCTGTCGCCACTGCGTATGCCGGCCTTTTTCTTTGTGTCGGGATTGCTGGCAGCGAACGGCATTATGAATCGCCCATGGAAACAGGTGTTTACCAGCCGGATTACCAACCTGTTCTATCTCTATATTTTATGGGGATTTATTCAGTGGTGGTCAATTGTCGGTATCTCCTCCGAAATTACCGGGCAACGGATCTCGGAAAACCTGAATGCGGCGTATGCCGGTTCGCTGCTTGAGTTTCTGAAACTGACCTTCCTCGCCATGAGTACCTCCTGGTATCTGTATGGTCTGGGCATTTACTTCCTGTTCGCCAGGATCTTCCGTAAGCAGAAAATGGCGTTGCTGGTGGTCGCGGTGGTGCTGAATTATCTGGCAGTCGAAAAGATTATTCCGTTCTGGGGACCACAGAGCCTGGCGCAATATTTTCTGTTCTTCCTGATGGGGGCATTCTGGAGCCCGCTGATGCTGCGCCTGAGCGAATGGCGACGTGAAAACATCGTGCCCTGGGCGCTGCTGGTGGCCCTGGCGGGTGTGCATGTGATTTTCGGTATGAGCAGAAGTCTGTTTATGTGCCTGATTGCGGTGCTGTGCAGCGTAGCAATTTGTCGCTGGCTGAATGCCCATTTCCGTATGAGCTGGCTCAACTGGATCGGGCGTAACACGTTGCAGATTTACGTTATTCACCGCATCTTCATCGAGTTCTTTGGCATGTCGGCGATTCTGTTTGCCCAGCGTCATCATCTGTTCGAGCAAACATGGTTTTCCGTGCTGTGGGCCTGTCTCTACCCGATAGCGATCGTCACCATCTGTTCGCTGTGCTCGGTACTGGTGTGGTCGTTAACCAATCGTGGTCTGGGGCAGTCGCTGTTTGTTTTCCCCACCCTGATTGGCATGAAACGTAAGAAAACCGCAGCGTAG